From Marmota flaviventris isolate mMarFla1 chromosome X, mMarFla1.hap1, whole genome shotgun sequence, the proteins below share one genomic window:
- the Cdx4 gene encoding homeobox protein CDX-4, translated as MYGSCLLEKEAGMYPGTIRSPGGGSTAGVGSTGSGGSPLPASNFAAAPAYPHYMGYPHMTNMDPHGPSLGTWSSPYSPPREDWSAYPGPSSTMGTVPMNDMTLSPAAFGSPDYSSLGPAGGGSSGGGLPASASGSLVPIDSGTADASSSSRSRHSPYAWMRKTVQVTGKTRTKEKYRVVYTDHQRLELEKEFHCNRYITIRRKSELAVNLGLSERQVKIWFQNRRAKERKMIKKKISQFENSGGSVQSDSGSISPGELPNTFFTTPSAVRGFQPIEIQQIIVSE; from the exons ATGTATGGAAGCTGCCTTTTGGAGAAAGAAGCGGGCATGTATCCGGGCACTATCAGAAGCCCGGGAGGAGGCAGCACCGCGGGGGTGGGCAGCACTGGGAGCGGTGGAAGTCCGCTGCCAGCCTCCAACTTCGCTGCTGCCCCAGCTTACCCGCACTATATGGGGTATCCTCATATGACCAACATGGATCCTCATGGGCCATCACTGGGGACATGGAGTTCACCCTACAGTCCCCCGCGGGAAGACTGGAGCGCGTACCCGGGGCCGTCCAGTACAATGGGCACAGTGCCCATGAACGACATGACCTTGAGCCCTGCTGCTTTTGGCTCGCCCGACTACAGCAGCCTGGGCCCCGCCGGCGGTGGAAGCAGCGGCGGTGGCCTGCCAGCCTCGGCCAGCGGGTCACTGGTCCCCATTGACTCCGGCACCGCCGACGCCAGTTCCTCCAGCAGGAGCCGCCACAGCCCCTATGCATGGATGCGCAAAACTGTGCAGGTGACCG GGAAAACCAGGACAAAAGAAAAGTATCGTGTGGTTTATACAGATCATCAAAGGCTGGAGTTGGAAAAGGAATTCCACTGCAATAGATACATCACCATCCGGAGAAAGTCAGAGCTGGCAGTTAACCTGGGCCTTTCTGAGAGACAG GTGAAAATCTGGTTTCAGAATCGCAGAGCCAAGGAGAGAAAGATGATCAAAAAGAAAATCTCCCAGTTTGAGAACAGTGGAGGCTCAGTGCAAAGTGACTCTGGCTCCATCAGCCCTGGGGAACTGCCTAACACTTTTTTCACTACCCCATCTGCAGTCCGTGGATTTCAGCCTATTGAGATACAGCAGATCATAGTTTCTGAATGa